In uncultured Methanobrevibacter sp., the genomic window AAACAGGTGAACTTTCAGAACTTCCGATAAACGGAGTGTTCATCAGCGTAGGTTACATTCCGCACACCGAACTTGCAAAACAGCTGGGTGTAGAACTGGATCCGTCCGGACACATTATCATTGACACTGAACAGAAAACCAATGTGGATTATGTTTATGCAATAGGTGATGTTTGTGTTGGTCTAAAACAGTGGATTGTTGCATGTGGCGAAGGTGCAGTGGCTGCAACTTCAGCATACCACGACTTAAGCTAGTAACGTTCTTGCAAGAACATGTAAATAAAGAATGCAATAACCAATACAACAATTACAGGCAGTAACCACATGAATATTTTCAATAAGGCCACTGCTATCAATATAGCGACAATTACAAATATCAAATCTTGAAGTTCCATGTAATTCAAATATATTAATCTTAATATATAAATTTGTGGTGCTTCTCTTTTTTTAATATATATATACTATTTTTTACAATACATTAATATATGAAAAAAAAGAATAGGAATACACTGATTTTAATTTTTATAATTGCAGTTTTGATTGCAATCGGATTTGGATTGAACAATCAAAAAGAAACAGTTAATTTTAAGGAGTTTTCAGTTGAAGTTCCTGCGGGAACTAAATTTATGGACCTTGATCTGGACGACCCCACAATCAAGGAGGGTCACAGAAGCAGAAGTGATGATTTGACAATCACCTCATTCAACAAGCAATACATCGAAAACGAATACTATTCACAAAATGGCGAAAAGATAGACTTCACCAAATCTTCAATAGAAAACATGACCCAAGATAAGGCAAATAATGTGACCAAGCTCTCAGACAAGCTGACAAGATGCATCAATACACAAGTGATTGACGGTGCCAATGACACTGATGTTGCAGTGATATATCATGACGACACACACTACATTATTGTTGAGGGAGGAGATGTGGAATTCATCACACAAATTGCACAATCTATAAAAATTATAGAATAATATTTAATTATTATAAAAATCAAAAATAATATCATTATATTTTAATGGAGTATAATGATGACAATATTAGTAATTAATAACAAGGGACAATACAATCACAGAATACAAAGAAGTTTGCAATACCTCAATATTCCGTCCGAACTCGTTTCAAACACTCTTACAATAGAGGAAATTGAAGCTAAAAATCCGATCGGACTTATTTTAGGTGGAGGACCATCCCTTGAGGGTGCAGGTAACAGTGAAGAGTACATCAAACATTTTGATATTCCGATTCTTGGAATTTGTCTCGGACACCAATTGATTGCTAAGGCCTACGGTGGAGAGGTTACCACATCCGACACTGAAAGTTATGCTCAAGTTAAAATAAATATAAATAAAGATGAAAACTTATTTGAAGGGCTGGCCCCTGAAATGGATGTTTGGTCTTCACACAAGGATGAAGTGAAAACAATTCCTGAAGAATTCGAAATACTTGCCAGTTCCACTTTATGTGACGTTGAGTCATTCAAGCATAAAGACAAAGACGTATATGGAATACAATTCCATCCTGAAGTTCATCACACTCCAAAAGGAGAAATAATATTTAAAAATTTCTATAAGATATGTCAAGAATAGGTGTAACAATGATTGATAACGCTGACGATTTAAGAGACAAGGCAAATGAATTTAAAACCGGATTAAAAAGACAATTCATCAATATCCCTATCGGAGATGAAGAGTATGGATTTAAAATCGCAGGTATTGGAGCAAAATCTGTAAAACTCGAAAAATACGTTAAGTTTGACGATATTTTTGAAGCAATCGAATCCGGTAACGATAACGGTTTAGAAGCAATGATAAAACAACTCATTGA contains:
- a CDS encoding GMP synthase subunit A — encoded protein: MTILVINNKGQYNHRIQRSLQYLNIPSELVSNTLTIEEIEAKNPIGLILGGGPSLEGAGNSEEYIKHFDIPILGICLGHQLIAKAYGGEVTTSDTESYAQVKININKDENLFEGLAPEMDVWSSHKDEVKTIPEEFEILASSTLCDVESFKHKDKDVYGIQFHPEVHHTPKGEIIFKNFYKICQE